In Carassius carassius chromosome 46, fCarCar2.1, whole genome shotgun sequence, the following proteins share a genomic window:
- the LOC132129420 gene encoding neurofascin-like isoform X3 gives MRALKCWRIPAIITILQQTWILAMEIPPDVRQSPMIIKESPQDHIVDPVDPIIVECEATGNPPPVFTWTRNGVYLNVARDPQVSMRWRSGTLEIFFWGRPDDYEGVYQCTATNEFGSALSSYISLRVSKARTWLKEYLEPVSVVVGLPLILSCNPPVGPPKPDTYWLNSTMVPIRQDRRVSKAENGDLYFSSIVEEDALTNYVCVARFPFTNTIQQKPPLILQVLTARMPAHTAPKFLKPKGTTSTSIAMLGEELILECFAAGVPTPSIKWTKDWVEMSMTGKKLENFNKTLRIKNVSMDDGGDYICTASNRMGSLDHVITVRVKSVPFWVEKPESLVLSRDDSGSIMCRADGIPRPQIQWLVNGEPISDAPKSPGRQVSGDTLTFRAVVPDTVAVFQCNASNHYGYIMANAFLVVMDMKPRLLGPREELIKTTEGNNTYLDCPYFGSPKPDLRWSKGGLGTLEGSRHRILPNGTLEIRNTKLQDQGSYVCVASNVIGRDEKEVQLEVKEPIKIVRVPHNTIVIRGSLARFDCKIKFDSTLDVTVTWLKDKKFLILGRRMTKDEDSLSIADVYRRDEGIYTCRVKSELEEVTASAKLTVMDRPDPPSDLEISDPSERSVRLTWVPGLSNHSPIKEYLVQYTEDLLADYWLLSSGWKNLSSYPGSLNSVILQLTPFVEYKFRVIAVNGIGPSKPSWPSEYYQTGGAVPDAIPRNIQGMGSGVFRNNMEISWEPLEYREWTVRSHLSSVEHILEEEIPLSASLILGSLTGPVAAPSDLSVSDIESTKLIVHWDPVARADIMGEIKEYKVYYWRESSRLPWHIVSRRIKTKSFKANGPRLSGTLTGLVPFSNYRMYIVVANNRFEGPPSNTIEFQTPEGVPSVPRSFRIMHRHYDTIYLDWEEPAEPNGILTGYILKYQTLNITLGDRILVEYIPPNITYFSLRRFDRYTRYKFSLAAQTETGVGEAFTEESPHFTTEEYTRDQVDIVTQGWFIGLMCAVTLLVLIMLIVFFIKRSRGGKYAVRDKKDYALEPMDDRENGTFDYRSLERITRVSTMPYTRREEEGRQGRSQGVIEHIGRRTNSDDSLMEYCEGEEIKFNEDGSFIGEYTGVSKRNMDRSPYQDSSEPTSPVAIYSFA, from the exons ATGAGAGCTCTGAAGTGTTGGAGGATTCCTGCCATTATTACTATCCTACAGCAAACCTGGATTTTAGCCATGGAAATTCCTCCTGATG TCAGGCAGTCTCCGATGATCATTAAAGAGAGTCCTCAAGACCACATAGTAGATCCAGTTGACCCTATTATAGTGGAGTGTGAAGCAACGGGAAATCCACCTCCAGT CTTCACATGGACACGTAATGGAGTGTACCTGAATGTGGCTCGAGATCCTCAGGTCAGCATGAGGTGGCGTTCTGGCACATTAGAGATTTTCTTCTGGGGTCGTCCTGATGACTATGAGGGTGTCTATCAGTGCACGGCGACTAATGAGTTTGGCTCTGCTCTGTCCAGTTACATCAGTCTGCGTGTCTCCA AGGCCCGTACCTGGTTGAAGGAGTATCTTGAGCCAGTCTCAGTGGTGGTTGGACTTCCTCTCATCCTTTCCTGCAATCCTCCTGTAGGTCCTCCAAAACCTGACACTTATTGGCTAAACAGCA CCATGGTACCAATCCGTCAGGATCGTCGAGTATCAAAGGCAGAGAATGGAGATCTGTACTTCTCTAGTATCGTAGAAGAAGATGCTCTTACAAACTATGTCTGTGTCGCGCGCTTCCCCTTCACAAACACCATCCAGCAGAAGCCGCCCCTCATCCTTCAGGTGCTCACAG CTCGCATGCCAGCCCATACGGCACCCAAGTTTCTGAAACCCAAAGGAACCACCAGCACAAGCATTGCAATGCTGGGGGAAGAGCTTATTTTGGAGTGTTTTGCTGCTGGAGT TCCAACTCCCTCCATCAAATGGACTAAAGATTGGGTGGAGATGTCCATGACGGGAAAGAAGTTGGAGAACTTCAATAAGACACTTAGAATAAAGAACGTCTCTATGGATGATGGAGGAGACTACATCTGCACTGCTTCAAACAGGATGGGCAGCCTGGACCATGTCATCACTGTCAGGGTCAAAT CGGTTCCGTTCTGGGTGGAGAAGCCTGAGAGTCTGGTTTTGTCTCGTGATGACAGTGGTAGTATAATGTGTAGAGCTGATGGAATTCCTCGACCACAGATACAGTGGCTGGTTAATGGAGAGCCAATCAGTG aTGCTCCTAAGAGTCCAGGCAGACAGGTTTCAGGAGACACTTTAACATTCAGGGCTGTGGTTCCAGACACTGTTGCTGTGTTCCAGTGCAACGCTTCAAACCATTACGGCTATATCATGGCCAACGCTTTCTTGGTTGTAATGG ATATGAAACCTCGCCTGTTAGGTCCCAGAGAGGAACTCATTAAAACAACAGAAGGCAATAATACATATTTAGACTGCCCATATTTTGGCTCTCCTAAACCTGATCTGCGGTG GTCAAAAGGAGGACTAGGTACCTTAGAGGGAAGTCGGCATAGGATTCTTCCAAATGGTACACTGGAAATCAGAAACACGAAGCTACAAGATCAAGGAAGCTATGTGTGTGTTGCAAGCAACGTCATTGGAAGAGATGAGAAGGAGGTCCAactagaggtcaaag agcCCATTAAAATTGTCCGTGTCCCACACAATACTATAGTCATAAGAGGAAGTCTGGCTCGCTTTGATTGCAAGATTAaatttgactcgactctggatgtcACCGTCACTTGGCTTAAAGACAAGAAGTTCTTGATCTTAGGAAGGAG GATGACCAAGGATGAGGATTCTCTGAGCATTGCTGATGTGTACAGACGAGATGAAGGCATCTACACCTGCAGGGTTAAAAGTGAACTGGAGGAGGTCACTGCCTCAGCCAAACTCACTGTGATGG ATCGTCCAGACCCGCCCAGTGACCTAGAGATATCAGACCCATCAGAGAGGAGCGTTAGACTCACCTGGGTACCAGGACTGAGCAACCACAGTCCTATTAAAG AGTACCTGGTTCAGTACACTGAAGATCTCCTTGCAGACTATTGGCTGCTGTCAAGTGGCTGGAAGAACCTGTCCAGCTACCCAGGGAGCCTAAACTCTGTCATTTTACAGCTGACACCATTTGTAGAGTACAAATTCCGGGTCATCGCTGTCAATGGTATAGGTCCCAGTAAACCTAGCTGGCCATCTGAGTACTACCAGACTGGAGGAGCTG TACCTGATGCCATCCCAAGAAACATCCAAGGAATGGGAAGTGGAGTGTTCCGAAATAACATGGAAATCAGCTGGGAG CCACTGGAGTACAGAGAAT GGACCGTAAGATCACATCTAAGTTCTGTTGAGCATATATTAGAAGAAGAGATTCCGCTCAGTGCTTCACTCATATTGGGTTCTCTAACAGGTCCAGTTGCCGCTCCATCTGATCTGAGCGTGTCAGACATTGAGAGCACAAAGCTGATAGTCCATTGGGATCCAGTGGCACGAGCTGACATCATGGgtgaaataaaagagtacaaa GTTTACTACTGGAGAGAGAGCAGTCGTCTGCCCTGGCACATTGTTAGCAGGAGGATTAAGACCAAGAGTTTTAAAGCTAATGGACCTCGTCTGTCTGGGACCCTGACCGGTCTTGTACCATTTAGTAACTACAGGATGTATATTGTAGTGGCCAATAATCGCTTTGAGGGTCCGCCCAGCAACACCATTGAGTTTCAGACACCTGAAGGAG TGCCCTCGGTTCCCAGATCATTCAGAATCATGCACCGGCACTATGACACCATTTATCTGGACTGGGAAGAACCTGCAGAACCCAATGGCATTCTGACTGGATATATCCTGAAATATCAGACAT TGAACATCACTCTGGGCGACAGAATCCTGGTTGAATACATTCCTCCTAATATCACATACTTCTCTCTGCGCCGTTTTGACCGTTACACTCGATACAAGTTCTCACTGGCAGCACAAACCGAGACTGGAGTCGGGGAGGCGTTCACAGAGGAATCGCCCCATTTTACAACTGAGG AATATACCCGGGATCAAGTGGACATTGTGACACAGGGTTGGTTCATTGGCTTAATGTGCGCAGTCACTCTCCTCGTTCTTATCATGCTCATAGTCTTTTTCATCAAGAGGAGCCGAGGAGGAAAGTACGCAG TGCGGGACAAGAAGGACTATGCACTGGAGCCAATGGATGATAGAGAGAATGGAACGTTTGATTACAG GTCTCTTGAGAG GATAACACGAGTGTCCACAATGCCCTATACCAGACG TGAGGAAGAAGGTCGACAGGGACGCAGTCAAGGTGTGATCGAGCACATTGGCAGGAGAACAAACAGTGACGACAGCCTCATGGAGTACTGTGAGGGTGAAGAGATCAAGTTTAATGAGGATGGCTCCTTTATCGGCGAGTACACAGGCGTCAGTAAGAGGAACATGGACAGGAGCCCGTACCAGGACAGCTCTGAGCCCACGTCTCCTGTGGCCATCTACTCTTTTGCTTAG
- the LOC132129420 gene encoding neurofascin-like isoform X1: protein MRALKCWRIPAIITILQQTWILAMEIPPDVRQSPMIIKESPQDHIVDPVDPIIVECEATGNPPPVFTWTRNGVYLNVARDPQVSMRWRSGTLEIFFWGRPDDYEGVYQCTATNEFGSALSSYISLRVSKARTWLKEYLEPVSVVVGLPLILSCNPPVGPPKPDTYWLNSTMVPIRQDRRVSKAENGDLYFSSIVEEDALTNYVCVARFPFTNTIQQKPPLILQVLTARMPAHTAPKFLKPKGTTSTSIAMLGEELILECFAAGVPTPSIKWTKDWVEMSMTGKKLENFNKTLRIKNVSMDDGGDYICTASNRMGSLDHVITVRVKSVPFWVEKPESLVLSRDDSGSIMCRADGIPRPQIQWLVNGEPISDAPKSPGRQVSGDTLTFRAVVPDTVAVFQCNASNHYGYIMANAFLVVMDMKPRLLGPREELIKTTEGNNTYLDCPYFGSPKPDLRWSKGGLGTLEGSRHRILPNGTLEIRNTKLQDQGSYVCVASNVIGRDEKEVQLEVKEPIKIVRVPHNTIVIRGSLARFDCKIKFDSTLDVTVTWLKDKKFLILGRRMTKDEDSLSIADVYRRDEGIYTCRVKSELEEVTASAKLTVMDRPDPPSDLEISDPSERSVRLTWVPGLSNHSPIKEYLVQYTEDLLADYWLLSSGWKNLSSYPGSLNSVILQLTPFVEYKFRVIAVNGIGPSKPSWPSEYYQTGGAVPDAIPRNIQGMGSGVFRNNMEISWEPLEYREWNGPKLGYMVWWRRRDSREEWKNYTTYWWCSCIIYDTDTFTPYEIKVQAVNFFGSGPESPVVIGYSGEDRPVAAPSDLSVSDIESTKLIVHWDPVARADIMGEIKEYKVYYWRESSRLPWHIVSRRIKTKSFKANGPRLSGTLTGLVPFSNYRMYIVVANNRFEGPPSNTIEFQTPEGVPSVPRSFRIMHRHYDTIYLDWEEPAEPNGILTGYILKYQTLNITLGDRILVEYIPPNITYFSLRRFDRYTRYKFSLAAQTETGVGEAFTEESPHFTTEEYTRDQVDIVTQGWFIGLMCAVTLLVLIMLIVFFIKRSRGGKYAVRDKKDYALEPMDDRENGTFDYRSLERITRVSTMPYTRREEEGRQGRSQGVIEHIGRRTNSDDSLMEYCEGEEIKFNEDGSFIGEYTGVSKRNMDRSPYQDSSEPTSPVAIYSFA from the exons ATGAGAGCTCTGAAGTGTTGGAGGATTCCTGCCATTATTACTATCCTACAGCAAACCTGGATTTTAGCCATGGAAATTCCTCCTGATG TCAGGCAGTCTCCGATGATCATTAAAGAGAGTCCTCAAGACCACATAGTAGATCCAGTTGACCCTATTATAGTGGAGTGTGAAGCAACGGGAAATCCACCTCCAGT CTTCACATGGACACGTAATGGAGTGTACCTGAATGTGGCTCGAGATCCTCAGGTCAGCATGAGGTGGCGTTCTGGCACATTAGAGATTTTCTTCTGGGGTCGTCCTGATGACTATGAGGGTGTCTATCAGTGCACGGCGACTAATGAGTTTGGCTCTGCTCTGTCCAGTTACATCAGTCTGCGTGTCTCCA AGGCCCGTACCTGGTTGAAGGAGTATCTTGAGCCAGTCTCAGTGGTGGTTGGACTTCCTCTCATCCTTTCCTGCAATCCTCCTGTAGGTCCTCCAAAACCTGACACTTATTGGCTAAACAGCA CCATGGTACCAATCCGTCAGGATCGTCGAGTATCAAAGGCAGAGAATGGAGATCTGTACTTCTCTAGTATCGTAGAAGAAGATGCTCTTACAAACTATGTCTGTGTCGCGCGCTTCCCCTTCACAAACACCATCCAGCAGAAGCCGCCCCTCATCCTTCAGGTGCTCACAG CTCGCATGCCAGCCCATACGGCACCCAAGTTTCTGAAACCCAAAGGAACCACCAGCACAAGCATTGCAATGCTGGGGGAAGAGCTTATTTTGGAGTGTTTTGCTGCTGGAGT TCCAACTCCCTCCATCAAATGGACTAAAGATTGGGTGGAGATGTCCATGACGGGAAAGAAGTTGGAGAACTTCAATAAGACACTTAGAATAAAGAACGTCTCTATGGATGATGGAGGAGACTACATCTGCACTGCTTCAAACAGGATGGGCAGCCTGGACCATGTCATCACTGTCAGGGTCAAAT CGGTTCCGTTCTGGGTGGAGAAGCCTGAGAGTCTGGTTTTGTCTCGTGATGACAGTGGTAGTATAATGTGTAGAGCTGATGGAATTCCTCGACCACAGATACAGTGGCTGGTTAATGGAGAGCCAATCAGTG aTGCTCCTAAGAGTCCAGGCAGACAGGTTTCAGGAGACACTTTAACATTCAGGGCTGTGGTTCCAGACACTGTTGCTGTGTTCCAGTGCAACGCTTCAAACCATTACGGCTATATCATGGCCAACGCTTTCTTGGTTGTAATGG ATATGAAACCTCGCCTGTTAGGTCCCAGAGAGGAACTCATTAAAACAACAGAAGGCAATAATACATATTTAGACTGCCCATATTTTGGCTCTCCTAAACCTGATCTGCGGTG GTCAAAAGGAGGACTAGGTACCTTAGAGGGAAGTCGGCATAGGATTCTTCCAAATGGTACACTGGAAATCAGAAACACGAAGCTACAAGATCAAGGAAGCTATGTGTGTGTTGCAAGCAACGTCATTGGAAGAGATGAGAAGGAGGTCCAactagaggtcaaag agcCCATTAAAATTGTCCGTGTCCCACACAATACTATAGTCATAAGAGGAAGTCTGGCTCGCTTTGATTGCAAGATTAaatttgactcgactctggatgtcACCGTCACTTGGCTTAAAGACAAGAAGTTCTTGATCTTAGGAAGGAG GATGACCAAGGATGAGGATTCTCTGAGCATTGCTGATGTGTACAGACGAGATGAAGGCATCTACACCTGCAGGGTTAAAAGTGAACTGGAGGAGGTCACTGCCTCAGCCAAACTCACTGTGATGG ATCGTCCAGACCCGCCCAGTGACCTAGAGATATCAGACCCATCAGAGAGGAGCGTTAGACTCACCTGGGTACCAGGACTGAGCAACCACAGTCCTATTAAAG AGTACCTGGTTCAGTACACTGAAGATCTCCTTGCAGACTATTGGCTGCTGTCAAGTGGCTGGAAGAACCTGTCCAGCTACCCAGGGAGCCTAAACTCTGTCATTTTACAGCTGACACCATTTGTAGAGTACAAATTCCGGGTCATCGCTGTCAATGGTATAGGTCCCAGTAAACCTAGCTGGCCATCTGAGTACTACCAGACTGGAGGAGCTG TACCTGATGCCATCCCAAGAAACATCCAAGGAATGGGAAGTGGAGTGTTCCGAAATAACATGGAAATCAGCTGGGAG CCACTGGAGTACAGAGAATGGAATGGGCCGAAACTGGGCTACATGGTTTGGTGGAGACGAAGGGATTCAAGGGAAGAGTGGAAGAACTACACAACATACTGGTGGTGTAGCTGCATCATCTATGATACTGACACCTTCACACCCTATGAGATTAAAGTTCAGGCCGTCAACTTCTTCGGCTCTGGCCCAGAATcccctgttgtgattggctactCTGGGGAGGACC GTCCAGTTGCCGCTCCATCTGATCTGAGCGTGTCAGACATTGAGAGCACAAAGCTGATAGTCCATTGGGATCCAGTGGCACGAGCTGACATCATGGgtgaaataaaagagtacaaa GTTTACTACTGGAGAGAGAGCAGTCGTCTGCCCTGGCACATTGTTAGCAGGAGGATTAAGACCAAGAGTTTTAAAGCTAATGGACCTCGTCTGTCTGGGACCCTGACCGGTCTTGTACCATTTAGTAACTACAGGATGTATATTGTAGTGGCCAATAATCGCTTTGAGGGTCCGCCCAGCAACACCATTGAGTTTCAGACACCTGAAGGAG TGCCCTCGGTTCCCAGATCATTCAGAATCATGCACCGGCACTATGACACCATTTATCTGGACTGGGAAGAACCTGCAGAACCCAATGGCATTCTGACTGGATATATCCTGAAATATCAGACAT TGAACATCACTCTGGGCGACAGAATCCTGGTTGAATACATTCCTCCTAATATCACATACTTCTCTCTGCGCCGTTTTGACCGTTACACTCGATACAAGTTCTCACTGGCAGCACAAACCGAGACTGGAGTCGGGGAGGCGTTCACAGAGGAATCGCCCCATTTTACAACTGAGG AATATACCCGGGATCAAGTGGACATTGTGACACAGGGTTGGTTCATTGGCTTAATGTGCGCAGTCACTCTCCTCGTTCTTATCATGCTCATAGTCTTTTTCATCAAGAGGAGCCGAGGAGGAAAGTACGCAG TGCGGGACAAGAAGGACTATGCACTGGAGCCAATGGATGATAGAGAGAATGGAACGTTTGATTACAG GTCTCTTGAGAG GATAACACGAGTGTCCACAATGCCCTATACCAGACG TGAGGAAGAAGGTCGACAGGGACGCAGTCAAGGTGTGATCGAGCACATTGGCAGGAGAACAAACAGTGACGACAGCCTCATGGAGTACTGTGAGGGTGAAGAGATCAAGTTTAATGAGGATGGCTCCTTTATCGGCGAGTACACAGGCGTCAGTAAGAGGAACATGGACAGGAGCCCGTACCAGGACAGCTCTGAGCCCACGTCTCCTGTGGCCATCTACTCTTTTGCTTAG
- the LOC132129420 gene encoding neurofascin-like isoform X2, whose protein sequence is MRALKCWRIPAIITILQQTWILAMEIPPDVRQSPMIIKESPQDHIVDPVDPIIVECEATGNPPPVFTWTRNGVYLNVARDPQVSMRWRSGTLEIFFWGRPDDYEGVYQCTATNEFGSALSSYISLRVSKARTWLKEYLEPVSVVVGLPLILSCNPPVGPPKPDTYWLNSTMVPIRQDRRVSKAENGDLYFSSIVEEDALTNYVCVARFPFTNTIQQKPPLILQVLTARMPAHTAPKFLKPKGTTSTSIAMLGEELILECFAAGVPTPSIKWTKDWVEMSMTGKKLENFNKTLRIKNVSMDDGGDYICTASNRMGSLDHVITVRVKSVPFWVEKPESLVLSRDDSGSIMCRADGIPRPQIQWLVNGEPISDAPKSPGRQVSGDTLTFRAVVPDTVAVFQCNASNHYGYIMANAFLVVMDMKPRLLGPREELIKTTEGNNTYLDCPYFGSPKPDLRWSKGGLGTLEGSRHRILPNGTLEIRNTKLQDQGSYVCVASNVIGRDEKEVQLEVKEPIKIVRVPHNTIVIRGSLARFDCKIKFDSTLDVTVTWLKDKKFLILGRRMTKDEDSLSIADVYRRDEGIYTCRVKSELEEVTASAKLTVMDRPDPPSDLEISDPSERSVRLTWVPGLSNHSPIKEYLVQYTEDLLADYWLLSSGWKNLSSYPGSLNSVILQLTPFVEYKFRVIAVNGIGPSKPSWPSEYYQTGGAVPDAIPRNIQGMGSGVFRNNMEISWEPLEYREWNGPKLGYMVWWRRRDSREEWKNYTTYWWCSCIIYDTDTFTPYEIKVQAVNFFGSGPESPVVIGYSGEDRPVAAPSDLSVSDIESTKLIVHWDPVARADIMGEIKEYKVYYWRESSRLPWHIVSRRIKTKSFKANGPRLSGTLTGLVPFSNYRMYIVVANNRFEGPPSNTIEFQTPEGVPSVPRSFRIMHRHYDTIYLDWEEPAEPNGILTGYILKYQTLNITLGDRILVEYIPPNITYFSLRRFDRYTRYKFSLAAQTETGVGEAFTEESPHFTTEEYTRDQVDIVTQGWFIGLMCAVTLLVLIMLIVFFIKRSRGGKYAVRDKKDYALEPMDDRENGTFDYRITRVSTMPYTRREEEGRQGRSQGVIEHIGRRTNSDDSLMEYCEGEEIKFNEDGSFIGEYTGVSKRNMDRSPYQDSSEPTSPVAIYSFA, encoded by the exons ATGAGAGCTCTGAAGTGTTGGAGGATTCCTGCCATTATTACTATCCTACAGCAAACCTGGATTTTAGCCATGGAAATTCCTCCTGATG TCAGGCAGTCTCCGATGATCATTAAAGAGAGTCCTCAAGACCACATAGTAGATCCAGTTGACCCTATTATAGTGGAGTGTGAAGCAACGGGAAATCCACCTCCAGT CTTCACATGGACACGTAATGGAGTGTACCTGAATGTGGCTCGAGATCCTCAGGTCAGCATGAGGTGGCGTTCTGGCACATTAGAGATTTTCTTCTGGGGTCGTCCTGATGACTATGAGGGTGTCTATCAGTGCACGGCGACTAATGAGTTTGGCTCTGCTCTGTCCAGTTACATCAGTCTGCGTGTCTCCA AGGCCCGTACCTGGTTGAAGGAGTATCTTGAGCCAGTCTCAGTGGTGGTTGGACTTCCTCTCATCCTTTCCTGCAATCCTCCTGTAGGTCCTCCAAAACCTGACACTTATTGGCTAAACAGCA CCATGGTACCAATCCGTCAGGATCGTCGAGTATCAAAGGCAGAGAATGGAGATCTGTACTTCTCTAGTATCGTAGAAGAAGATGCTCTTACAAACTATGTCTGTGTCGCGCGCTTCCCCTTCACAAACACCATCCAGCAGAAGCCGCCCCTCATCCTTCAGGTGCTCACAG CTCGCATGCCAGCCCATACGGCACCCAAGTTTCTGAAACCCAAAGGAACCACCAGCACAAGCATTGCAATGCTGGGGGAAGAGCTTATTTTGGAGTGTTTTGCTGCTGGAGT TCCAACTCCCTCCATCAAATGGACTAAAGATTGGGTGGAGATGTCCATGACGGGAAAGAAGTTGGAGAACTTCAATAAGACACTTAGAATAAAGAACGTCTCTATGGATGATGGAGGAGACTACATCTGCACTGCTTCAAACAGGATGGGCAGCCTGGACCATGTCATCACTGTCAGGGTCAAAT CGGTTCCGTTCTGGGTGGAGAAGCCTGAGAGTCTGGTTTTGTCTCGTGATGACAGTGGTAGTATAATGTGTAGAGCTGATGGAATTCCTCGACCACAGATACAGTGGCTGGTTAATGGAGAGCCAATCAGTG aTGCTCCTAAGAGTCCAGGCAGACAGGTTTCAGGAGACACTTTAACATTCAGGGCTGTGGTTCCAGACACTGTTGCTGTGTTCCAGTGCAACGCTTCAAACCATTACGGCTATATCATGGCCAACGCTTTCTTGGTTGTAATGG ATATGAAACCTCGCCTGTTAGGTCCCAGAGAGGAACTCATTAAAACAACAGAAGGCAATAATACATATTTAGACTGCCCATATTTTGGCTCTCCTAAACCTGATCTGCGGTG GTCAAAAGGAGGACTAGGTACCTTAGAGGGAAGTCGGCATAGGATTCTTCCAAATGGTACACTGGAAATCAGAAACACGAAGCTACAAGATCAAGGAAGCTATGTGTGTGTTGCAAGCAACGTCATTGGAAGAGATGAGAAGGAGGTCCAactagaggtcaaag agcCCATTAAAATTGTCCGTGTCCCACACAATACTATAGTCATAAGAGGAAGTCTGGCTCGCTTTGATTGCAAGATTAaatttgactcgactctggatgtcACCGTCACTTGGCTTAAAGACAAGAAGTTCTTGATCTTAGGAAGGAG GATGACCAAGGATGAGGATTCTCTGAGCATTGCTGATGTGTACAGACGAGATGAAGGCATCTACACCTGCAGGGTTAAAAGTGAACTGGAGGAGGTCACTGCCTCAGCCAAACTCACTGTGATGG ATCGTCCAGACCCGCCCAGTGACCTAGAGATATCAGACCCATCAGAGAGGAGCGTTAGACTCACCTGGGTACCAGGACTGAGCAACCACAGTCCTATTAAAG AGTACCTGGTTCAGTACACTGAAGATCTCCTTGCAGACTATTGGCTGCTGTCAAGTGGCTGGAAGAACCTGTCCAGCTACCCAGGGAGCCTAAACTCTGTCATTTTACAGCTGACACCATTTGTAGAGTACAAATTCCGGGTCATCGCTGTCAATGGTATAGGTCCCAGTAAACCTAGCTGGCCATCTGAGTACTACCAGACTGGAGGAGCTG TACCTGATGCCATCCCAAGAAACATCCAAGGAATGGGAAGTGGAGTGTTCCGAAATAACATGGAAATCAGCTGGGAG CCACTGGAGTACAGAGAATGGAATGGGCCGAAACTGGGCTACATGGTTTGGTGGAGACGAAGGGATTCAAGGGAAGAGTGGAAGAACTACACAACATACTGGTGGTGTAGCTGCATCATCTATGATACTGACACCTTCACACCCTATGAGATTAAAGTTCAGGCCGTCAACTTCTTCGGCTCTGGCCCAGAATcccctgttgtgattggctactCTGGGGAGGACC GTCCAGTTGCCGCTCCATCTGATCTGAGCGTGTCAGACATTGAGAGCACAAAGCTGATAGTCCATTGGGATCCAGTGGCACGAGCTGACATCATGGgtgaaataaaagagtacaaa GTTTACTACTGGAGAGAGAGCAGTCGTCTGCCCTGGCACATTGTTAGCAGGAGGATTAAGACCAAGAGTTTTAAAGCTAATGGACCTCGTCTGTCTGGGACCCTGACCGGTCTTGTACCATTTAGTAACTACAGGATGTATATTGTAGTGGCCAATAATCGCTTTGAGGGTCCGCCCAGCAACACCATTGAGTTTCAGACACCTGAAGGAG TGCCCTCGGTTCCCAGATCATTCAGAATCATGCACCGGCACTATGACACCATTTATCTGGACTGGGAAGAACCTGCAGAACCCAATGGCATTCTGACTGGATATATCCTGAAATATCAGACAT TGAACATCACTCTGGGCGACAGAATCCTGGTTGAATACATTCCTCCTAATATCACATACTTCTCTCTGCGCCGTTTTGACCGTTACACTCGATACAAGTTCTCACTGGCAGCACAAACCGAGACTGGAGTCGGGGAGGCGTTCACAGAGGAATCGCCCCATTTTACAACTGAGG AATATACCCGGGATCAAGTGGACATTGTGACACAGGGTTGGTTCATTGGCTTAATGTGCGCAGTCACTCTCCTCGTTCTTATCATGCTCATAGTCTTTTTCATCAAGAGGAGCCGAGGAGGAAAGTACGCAG TGCGGGACAAGAAGGACTATGCACTGGAGCCAATGGATGATAGAGAGAATGGAACGTTTGATTACAG GATAACACGAGTGTCCACAATGCCCTATACCAGACG TGAGGAAGAAGGTCGACAGGGACGCAGTCAAGGTGTGATCGAGCACATTGGCAGGAGAACAAACAGTGACGACAGCCTCATGGAGTACTGTGAGGGTGAAGAGATCAAGTTTAATGAGGATGGCTCCTTTATCGGCGAGTACACAGGCGTCAGTAAGAGGAACATGGACAGGAGCCCGTACCAGGACAGCTCTGAGCCCACGTCTCCTGTGGCCATCTACTCTTTTGCTTAG